A single window of Sphingobacterium sp. ML3W DNA harbors:
- a CDS encoding TIGR03915 family putative DNA repair protein, with translation MLKTLLYDGSWTGLMTIVFCSYEYKWQIATIQHNAQYIQSGLFVTTENIISDDDKAKRVLLGLEKKIGIQGIKELYYVFLSEIKHRELLILRSISYYFNSENKPNLNYANDDILQIKKIVRSVSREKHRLKAFVRFQKMKDGLYFANLEPDFNVLPLMVNFFKERFADQKWLIYDLKRHFGIYYDLDQVVEVQFSNTFNSDYIAFHLDDEELRYSYLWKHYFDSVNIKERKNTKLHVQSLPKRYWKYLNEKNLL, from the coding sequence ATGCTAAAAACACTTCTCTATGATGGCAGTTGGACGGGCCTGATGACCATAGTATTTTGCTCCTACGAATATAAATGGCAAATTGCGACTATCCAGCACAATGCCCAATACATACAGTCAGGCTTATTTGTTACCACAGAAAACATCATCTCAGACGATGATAAAGCCAAACGTGTCCTCCTCGGATTGGAAAAGAAAATAGGTATTCAGGGTATCAAAGAATTATATTACGTATTCCTTTCAGAAATAAAACATCGTGAGCTCTTGATCCTGCGTAGTATCTCCTATTATTTTAATTCAGAAAACAAACCCAATCTCAACTATGCTAATGACGACATCTTACAGATAAAAAAGATAGTTCGTTCAGTATCAAGAGAAAAGCACCGTTTAAAAGCATTTGTCAGATTTCAAAAAATGAAAGATGGATTATATTTTGCCAATCTTGAGCCTGATTTCAATGTACTACCCTTGATGGTCAACTTTTTCAAAGAGCGTTTTGCAGATCAAAAATGGCTTATCTACGATTTAAAACGCCATTTCGGCATCTATTATGATTTAGATCAGGTAGTAGAAGTACAATTCAGCAATACTTTCAATAGCGATTACATAGCCTTCCATTTAGATGATGAAGAATTACGCTATAGTTACCTCTGGAAACATTACTTTGATTCGGTCAACATTAAAGAACGTAAAAACACAAAATTGCATGTGCAAAGTCTGCCTAAACGGTATTGGAAATATTTAAATGAGAAAAATTTATTATAA
- a CDS encoding putative DNA modification/repair radical SAM protein, producing the protein MSDRIFKKLHILADAAKYDVSCSSSGSNRANKNKGIGNANQSGICHSYTEDGRCVSLLKILLTNHCIYDCAYCVSRKSNDIERAAFTVQEVVDLTINFYRRNYIEGLFLSSGIFKNADYTMERLVSIAKKLRLEHKFNGYIHLKTIPGSSDELVHEAGLYADRLSINLEIPTKEGLKLLAPDKSREEMILPMRYLKNEIIRTNEERKVIKSTPTFAPAGQSTQMIIGASGESDKHIILTAQHFYKKYHLKRVYYSGYVPISYDKRLPEIGTAVPMVRENRLYQSDWLMRFYGFKAEEIVNDTHPLLDLDIDPKLSWALRNQHAFPVDINKANYHTILRVPGIGVQSAKKIIMARRFGPLRIEHLQKLGVATNRAKYFITCLGFQQIYADKSGTNIKQYILAQSTSKYTKNNSQQLTLF; encoded by the coding sequence ATGTCCGATCGTATATTTAAAAAACTTCATATTCTAGCAGATGCCGCCAAATACGACGTAAGCTGCAGTTCAAGTGGTAGCAATAGAGCTAATAAAAATAAAGGGATTGGCAATGCCAATCAGAGCGGCATTTGCCATTCCTATACCGAAGATGGTCGTTGCGTCTCTTTATTAAAGATCCTATTGACCAATCATTGCATTTACGATTGTGCCTACTGTGTCTCCAGAAAAAGCAATGATATCGAGCGTGCGGCATTCACCGTACAGGAGGTTGTTGATCTAACTATCAATTTTTACAGAAGGAATTACATTGAAGGGTTATTTTTAAGTTCTGGTATTTTCAAAAATGCCGATTACACGATGGAAAGATTAGTTTCCATTGCTAAAAAATTACGGTTAGAGCATAAATTCAATGGATACATCCACTTAAAGACCATCCCCGGATCAAGTGATGAACTCGTCCATGAAGCAGGCTTATATGCCGACCGTCTGAGCATCAATCTAGAAATTCCGACAAAAGAAGGGCTCAAACTGTTAGCACCAGATAAAAGCCGTGAAGAAATGATTCTGCCCATGCGCTATCTCAAAAATGAAATTATTAGAACTAATGAAGAACGAAAGGTCATCAAATCTACCCCAACCTTTGCACCAGCAGGCCAAAGTACCCAAATGATTATTGGTGCATCTGGCGAGTCCGATAAACACATCATATTGACGGCTCAGCATTTTTATAAAAAATATCATTTGAAACGCGTCTATTACTCCGGATATGTTCCCATTTCCTATGATAAACGACTACCTGAAATCGGTACAGCTGTACCCATGGTACGAGAGAACAGATTATATCAGTCCGATTGGCTCATGCGTTTCTATGGTTTCAAGGCAGAAGAGATTGTCAATGACACCCATCCATTATTGGATCTAGACATCGATCCAAAACTAAGTTGGGCCTTGCGAAATCAGCATGCATTTCCTGTTGATATCAATAAGGCCAATTATCACACTATTTTGCGCGTACCTGGAATTGGAGTGCAGTCAGCAAAAAAAATCATCATGGCTAGACGCTTTGGTCCATTGCGCATTGAACACCTTCAAAAACTAGGCGTCGCCACCAATCGTGCAAAATACTTTATCACCTGTCTTGGTTTTCAACAGATCTATGCAGACAAATCTGGAACAAATATCAAGCAGTATATATTAGCTCAATCGACAAGCAAGTATACCAAAAACAATAGTCAACAATTAACCTTGTTTTAA
- a CDS encoding GNAT family N-acetyltransferase: MKIDQLYIEQVIASRTWKIRQEVLYPHGSLKDVMIDDDFEGTHFAATIEGVLVGVISVFEIDEGCYQFRKFAVLPNFQGYGIGTALLHAVFNFCRLWRASSLFCDARIGAVSFYEGVGMKIQSQSFFKKGLEYVRMKVLLSDELT, translated from the coding sequence ATGAAAATAGATCAATTGTATATCGAACAAGTTATTGCTTCACGTACTTGGAAAATCCGTCAAGAGGTATTATATCCGCATGGCTCTTTAAAAGATGTGATGATTGATGATGATTTTGAAGGAACACATTTTGCAGCGACTATAGAAGGGGTATTGGTTGGCGTTATTTCTGTTTTTGAGATTGATGAGGGATGTTATCAATTTCGAAAATTTGCAGTATTGCCTAATTTTCAAGGTTACGGCATAGGTACAGCGTTGCTTCATGCGGTTTTTAACTTTTGTAGACTGTGGCGGGCCTCTTCGCTATTTTGCGATGCTCGAATAGGAGCGGTATCTTTTTACGAAGGGGTTGGCATGAAAATACAGAGCCAGTCCTTTTTCAAAAAGGGATTAGAATATGTGCGTATGAAAGTTCTTTTATCTGATGAATTAACTTGA
- a CDS encoding DUF3943 domain-containing protein, with protein MTKIRFLSLYVILLLLQVLISTRALHAQEYIQEYRDTVNKFKPLNDTIYSDTIICHRISANSSPTVLQNRNYQNKIYQIPNYQDTINHNPRKHFARAGTEWFMFQALPASFNYFIRKDPYSHITLNNWFKHLKPNAWAWDDNAFATNQIAHPYHGQLYFNAFRSNNYSFLQSSLATLAGSFIWETAGETQAPSINDLINTTYGGIILGEITHRISQNVLSRPTNSLAERQGKEVLAFFINPVNGLNRLLDGRWGRVVKGSVKDSSNVKAEIDFGIRRFDTKDLDIINKGKSDYFVRLSLIYSNDDMEKKKPFDDFYVNLEVGGDDSSFVNTVNIYASLYGKRVLKNLPGRHLGVLSANYDFYHNEAFFYGAQSLNYNMISTFSLGGNNHLRTTLGGGPVLLAAVPDPYLLFGDSRNYNYGPGIDIRGAGEISVWKRFKFGAQYHGGYFVTISGNESHYFLHTASVSGSLRLLKNFSINLNSGYFRLEGNFKDHQDIDKSYPFARLSLGYNVLF; from the coding sequence ATGACTAAAATTAGATTTCTTTCTTTATATGTGATACTCCTCCTCCTGCAGGTCCTGATTTCAACACGAGCGCTACATGCGCAAGAATACATACAGGAGTATCGAGATACTGTAAATAAATTTAAACCATTAAATGACACAATATACTCAGATACAATCATTTGTCACAGAATTTCAGCTAATTCATCACCAACTGTCCTTCAAAATCGAAATTATCAAAACAAAATATATCAAATCCCCAATTATCAAGATACGATTAACCATAACCCCAGAAAGCACTTTGCTAGAGCGGGAACCGAATGGTTTATGTTTCAAGCATTACCTGCCTCGTTCAATTATTTTATAAGAAAAGATCCCTATTCTCATATTACATTAAACAACTGGTTCAAACATTTAAAACCAAATGCATGGGCATGGGACGATAATGCGTTTGCAACTAACCAAATCGCTCATCCTTATCATGGGCAGTTGTATTTTAATGCATTCCGGTCCAACAATTATTCATTTTTACAATCATCCCTCGCCACCCTAGCAGGAAGCTTTATCTGGGAAACAGCTGGAGAAACACAAGCACCATCGATTAACGATTTAATCAACACCACTTATGGTGGGATTATTTTAGGAGAAATAACACATAGGATTTCGCAAAATGTCTTATCAAGACCAACAAATTCGCTAGCCGAACGACAAGGTAAGGAAGTGTTAGCCTTTTTTATTAACCCTGTCAATGGCTTGAACCGATTGTTAGATGGACGTTGGGGCAGAGTGGTAAAAGGCTCTGTAAAAGACTCTTCAAATGTCAAAGCAGAGATTGATTTTGGTATTCGCCGATTCGACACGAAGGACTTAGATATCATTAACAAGGGAAAATCAGATTATTTTGTTCGATTGAGTCTTATTTACTCCAATGATGACATGGAGAAGAAAAAACCATTTGATGATTTTTACGTCAATCTAGAAGTCGGCGGAGACGACAGTTCATTTGTCAACACCGTCAATATATATGCATCGTTATATGGCAAACGTGTATTAAAAAATTTACCAGGACGACATCTTGGTGTTCTTTCTGCTAATTATGACTTTTATCATAATGAGGCATTCTTCTACGGTGCACAAAGCTTAAACTATAATATGATTTCGACCTTTAGTTTAGGTGGAAACAATCATTTAAGAACAACTTTGGGTGGAGGCCCCGTATTACTTGCAGCGGTACCTGACCCCTATCTTCTTTTTGGTGACAGCAGAAACTACAACTATGGCCCCGGTATAGATATACGTGGTGCAGGTGAAATAAGTGTATGGAAAAGATTTAAATTTGGAGCGCAATATCACGGAGGTTACTTTGTGACCATCAGCGGTAATGAATCACACTATTTTTTACATACTGCTTCCGTTAGTGGTAGTCTACGCTTATTGAAAAACTTCTCTATCAACCTAAACTCAGGATATTTTAGATTAGAAGGCAATTTCAAAGATCATCAGGATATAGATAAAAGCTATCCTTTTGCTCGACTATCTCTTGGTTACAATGTATTGTTTTAA
- a CDS encoding sugar O-acetyltransferase — MDNKNLTNPFYRESGKELFEKRLQAKMQIKKFNDTEPKSFKERQLVIKNLLNTKTNRFFIEPPFYCDYGFNISIGDNFFANYNCTLLDAAPIIIGKNVLFGPQVSLFTSTHAIHPEDRAKGWQCSKSITIADNVWLGGNVIVNPGVHIGENSIIGSGSVVTKDIPANVIAAGNPCQIIRTITEADRLEIKDADDF, encoded by the coding sequence ATGGATAACAAGAATCTAACGAATCCGTTTTATCGTGAATCTGGAAAAGAGCTTTTTGAAAAAAGACTTCAGGCTAAAATGCAGATTAAAAAATTTAATGATACAGAACCAAAATCTTTTAAAGAACGGCAGCTGGTCATTAAAAATCTATTGAATACAAAAACCAATCGTTTTTTTATTGAGCCTCCATTTTATTGTGATTATGGGTTTAACATCTCCATTGGCGACAATTTTTTTGCCAATTACAACTGCACGTTACTAGACGCTGCTCCGATTATTATCGGTAAAAACGTTTTATTTGGACCACAGGTATCCTTATTTACCTCTACTCATGCCATTCATCCGGAAGACCGTGCAAAAGGTTGGCAATGTTCAAAGTCCATCACAATAGCCGACAATGTTTGGTTAGGAGGCAATGTCATTGTTAATCCAGGTGTTCATATAGGTGAAAATAGTATTATTGGATCGGGGTCTGTTGTTACAAAAGATATTCCTGCCAATGTGATTGCTGCAGGAAATCCATGTCAAATAATCCGGACCATCACCGAAGCAGATAGACTGGAGATCAAAGATGCCGATGACTTTTAA
- a CDS encoding aminoacyl-histidine dipeptidase, with amino-acid sequence MANNNLDALAPQELWANFSALNAVPRASKKEERVIAFMLDFGEKLGLEVSKDHVGNVIIKKAASAGMEDRKTIVLQSHLDMVHQKNNDTVFDFDTQGIDMFVDGDWVKAKGTTLGADNGIGVATIMTILASKDIQHPAIEALFTIDEETGMTGAMGLQGGILTGDILLNLDTEEDDEIDIGCAGGIDVTATKSYKEEASLSGAVAFEIKVQGLNGGHSGIEIHKGLGNANKIMNRLLYKSYEEFGLQIATLNGGSLRNAIPRESVATVIVSSEHEDHFASDLAPLIKSIQDEFKTVDADLTITIDKLTTVPAHVISSLDQQLLVNAVYAAQNGVYRVSADFEDLVETSNNIAKVTVGNGKMNIQCLTRSSVESSKIDLAQSLQATFELAGFDVEFSGSYPGWTPNANSEILEVLKRIYVEQHNEEPKVVACHAGLECGILGTNYPEMDMISFGPTILGAHSPAERVSISSVQKYWAFVKQILKEIPNK; translated from the coding sequence ATGGCAAATAATAATTTAGATGCTTTAGCTCCACAAGAGTTATGGGCAAATTTTTCTGCATTGAATGCAGTTCCTCGTGCTTCTAAGAAGGAAGAACGCGTTATCGCATTCATGTTAGATTTTGGTGAAAAATTAGGACTTGAGGTCAGTAAAGATCATGTTGGGAATGTCATAATCAAAAAAGCGGCATCTGCTGGTATGGAAGACCGTAAAACGATTGTATTGCAGTCTCACTTGGATATGGTGCATCAAAAAAATAATGATACTGTTTTTGATTTTGATACACAGGGAATCGACATGTTTGTCGATGGCGACTGGGTAAAAGCTAAAGGAACAACGCTAGGTGCGGATAATGGAATTGGTGTTGCGACTATTATGACCATTTTAGCTTCTAAAGATATCCAGCATCCTGCTATAGAGGCTTTATTTACAATTGACGAAGAAACGGGTATGACCGGTGCAATGGGCTTGCAAGGAGGAATCCTTACAGGAGACATCTTGTTGAACCTGGATACGGAAGAAGATGATGAAATCGATATCGGTTGTGCAGGTGGGATTGATGTGACTGCAACGAAGTCTTATAAAGAGGAGGCAAGTCTTTCTGGAGCGGTAGCTTTTGAAATTAAAGTTCAAGGTTTAAATGGCGGTCACTCTGGAATTGAAATTCATAAAGGCTTGGGGAATGCAAATAAAATCATGAACCGGTTGTTATATAAATCTTACGAAGAGTTTGGTTTACAAATCGCTACTTTAAATGGCGGAAGCTTACGAAATGCCATACCACGTGAGTCAGTTGCGACGGTAATTGTATCTTCGGAACATGAAGATCATTTTGCATCAGATTTAGCACCACTTATAAAATCTATCCAAGATGAGTTTAAGACGGTTGATGCAGATTTGACGATTACCATTGATAAATTAACTACTGTTCCTGCTCATGTTATCTCTTCTTTGGATCAACAGTTGCTGGTAAATGCTGTTTATGCTGCTCAAAATGGCGTATATCGTGTAAGTGCAGATTTTGAAGATTTAGTGGAAACTTCCAATAATATCGCTAAGGTTACAGTTGGCAATGGAAAAATGAATATCCAATGCTTGACTCGGTCATCTGTGGAAAGTTCTAAAATTGATTTAGCGCAATCTCTACAAGCAACATTTGAGTTGGCAGGATTTGATGTTGAATTTTCTGGTTCTTATCCAGGATGGACACCTAATGCAAATTCAGAAATTTTAGAGGTTTTGAAACGTATTTATGTGGAGCAACATAATGAAGAACCAAAAGTTGTAGCGTGTCATGCAGGCTTAGAATGTGGCATACTGGGTACCAATTACCCTGAGATGGATATGATTTCTTTTGGCCCCACAATTCTAGGAGCACATTCGCCAGCAGAGCGGGTGTCGATTTCATCTGTTCAAAAATACTGGGCATTTGTCAAGCAGATTTTGAAAGAAATTCCTAATAAATAA
- a CDS encoding TonB-dependent receptor: MKKSLLFFALAVASYGTIHAQTTTSSVTGVVKQSTGQTTTGATIKITHQSSGATFSGSADSNGHFNIANLQEGGPYKIEVTYIGEKPLIYDNVFLKAGEALQLDPIFAESSGTNLDEVVIVGRGLIDIAEDRKTPIAVSTITKQIIEEKVGAMDITASMVNTPGVYVSGQSKGFGESSMTTRGFDQSNTAFLLNGQPINGMDNGRVYWSNWSGLTDIASLVQIQRGLGSSKLAISSVGGTINFVTKSTDMQQGGFVKTSIGNDMFVKSTIAYNTGLMKSGFAVSAMVTGWKGNGYMNGTEGAGQNYFLSVGYKVNEKHNLNLMVTGAPQWHNQGYTSSLSNFLKEGRKFNANVETINGVERNVRKNYYHKPVANLNWDWTIDDKSSLSTVLYGSIASGGGQSKRTERDVNPEPFLASQVNNHQWFGVVSNYNRKLNDNLNFNVGFDLRDYKGEHYIQVTDKLGQETISHKGNVNYGTMTTPNSYTTNPWKSFGDKPKNAEDRLGWDYEQMIRYAGLFGQLEYAKDGFSAFFQGSLSGQQNSRQDYYLYKIGEGKSKDVNNLGYNVKGGASYTLGNHTVFGNAGLYSRQPYQNNIFMNYRNDVNGEARNEEILGLEAGYKFASEYFDVNVNAYKTTWAHRVTGSSKNATAADVKKYNPTNDPSVLVEGDYLYFSNYGVKQDHKGIELDFVARPFRGFELKGFASVGDWKYDGMAQTIVRNENREVLANEKRDLTGVKVGEASQTSWGLGAKYKVIKGLSFDADYRRYEDLYGSLPASAPTMKLPNYELVDAGVSYRLEVSPKNAISFRMNVNNIFDTLYISEATSNSVAQENPQYWKGIDTSNSVLMGWGRTWNASVKFTF; the protein is encoded by the coding sequence ATGAAAAAGTCTCTACTTTTTTTTGCTCTTGCTGTTGCTAGTTATGGAACAATCCATGCGCAAACAACTACAAGTAGTGTTACAGGGGTTGTAAAACAATCAACTGGACAAACAACGACAGGTGCAACAATTAAAATTACGCATCAGTCAAGCGGAGCCACCTTCAGCGGATCGGCAGATTCTAATGGACATTTTAATATCGCAAATTTACAAGAGGGGGGACCTTACAAAATCGAGGTCACCTATATCGGTGAAAAACCGCTTATTTACGATAATGTCTTTTTGAAAGCCGGTGAAGCATTGCAATTAGATCCTATTTTTGCAGAATCATCTGGTACAAATTTAGATGAAGTTGTTATTGTAGGCCGTGGTTTGATTGATATTGCAGAGGATCGTAAAACTCCTATTGCAGTTTCTACTATTACAAAACAGATTATTGAAGAAAAAGTGGGAGCAATGGATATCACTGCTTCAATGGTAAATACACCAGGAGTATATGTATCTGGTCAATCGAAAGGTTTTGGAGAATCATCCATGACGACTCGTGGATTTGATCAATCTAACACAGCTTTCTTATTAAATGGCCAACCTATCAATGGTATGGACAACGGTCGTGTGTATTGGTCTAACTGGAGTGGTTTGACAGATATCGCTTCTTTAGTGCAAATCCAACGTGGTTTAGGTTCTTCAAAATTAGCGATTTCTTCAGTAGGGGGAACGATTAACTTTGTAACTAAATCTACAGATATGCAACAGGGTGGTTTTGTTAAAACATCAATCGGTAACGATATGTTTGTGAAATCAACGATTGCATACAATACGGGTTTAATGAAAAGTGGATTTGCAGTATCTGCAATGGTCACTGGATGGAAAGGTAATGGTTATATGAACGGTACTGAAGGTGCTGGTCAGAACTATTTCTTGTCCGTTGGTTATAAAGTAAATGAAAAGCACAACTTAAACTTAATGGTTACAGGTGCCCCGCAATGGCATAACCAAGGTTATACTTCATCATTGAGTAATTTCTTGAAAGAAGGAAGAAAATTCAATGCAAATGTGGAGACGATTAACGGTGTGGAAAGGAATGTACGTAAAAATTACTACCACAAACCTGTTGCTAACTTAAACTGGGATTGGACTATTGATGATAAATCATCTTTATCAACGGTATTATATGGTTCTATTGCTAGTGGTGGTGGTCAGTCTAAACGTACTGAAAGAGATGTAAACCCTGAGCCATTTTTAGCTTCTCAGGTGAATAATCACCAATGGTTTGGTGTAGTGTCTAACTACAATCGTAAATTGAATGATAACTTAAACTTTAATGTTGGTTTCGATTTACGTGACTATAAAGGTGAACACTATATTCAAGTAACGGATAAATTAGGTCAAGAAACAATTTCTCATAAGGGTAATGTGAACTATGGTACAATGACAACGCCGAATTCTTATACCACTAATCCTTGGAAATCTTTTGGCGATAAGCCTAAAAATGCAGAGGACCGTTTAGGTTGGGATTACGAACAAATGATCAGATATGCTGGTTTATTCGGACAGTTGGAATATGCAAAAGATGGTTTTTCTGCATTTTTCCAAGGTTCCCTTTCAGGTCAACAAAATAGCAGACAGGATTATTATCTTTATAAAATAGGTGAAGGAAAATCTAAAGATGTCAATAACTTAGGTTACAACGTAAAAGGTGGTGCAAGTTATACTTTAGGTAACCATACAGTCTTTGGTAATGCCGGATTATATTCACGCCAACCTTACCAGAACAACATCTTCATGAACTACAGAAATGATGTTAATGGAGAAGCTAGAAATGAAGAAATCTTAGGTCTAGAAGCTGGATATAAATTTGCATCTGAATATTTTGACGTGAATGTAAATGCATACAAAACAACTTGGGCACATCGTGTGACTGGAAGTTCTAAAAATGCAACTGCGGCTGATGTTAAAAAATATAATCCGACAAATGATCCGTCTGTTTTAGTCGAGGGCGATTATCTTTACTTTTCTAATTACGGTGTAAAACAAGATCACAAAGGAATTGAATTGGATTTTGTAGCTCGTCCATTCCGTGGTTTTGAATTAAAAGGTTTTGCATCTGTTGGGGATTGGAAGTATGATGGCATGGCACAGACTATTGTTCGTAATGAAAACCGCGAGGTGTTAGCGAATGAAAAAAGAGATTTAACGGGTGTGAAAGTTGGTGAAGCTTCTCAAACAAGTTGGGGTTTAGGTGCTAAATACAAAGTAATAAAAGGTCTTTCATTCGATGCTGACTATAGACGTTATGAGGATTTGTATGGTTCATTACCTGCTAGTGCTCCAACAATGAAGTTACCAAACTACGAATTGGTTGATGCAGGTGTATCGTACCGTTTGGAAGTTAGTCCTAAAAATGCAATTAGTTTCCGTATGAATGTCAATAATATCTTTGATACCTTGTATATTTCTGAAGCGACCTCTAATAGTGTTGCCCAAGAAAATCCTCAATATTGGAAAGGTATTGATACCTCCAATTCTGTATTAATGGGATGGGGTCGTACATGGAATGCTTCTGTGAAATTCACATTCTAA